A window from Desulfovibrio sp. Fe33 encodes these proteins:
- a CDS encoding chloride channel protein: MPPDRSEPLFLKFRRPNVRFLFLAIVIGGLAGYGAVLFKLILKYMQWVFYQNTNDWLTFAGAVPLWMKIVMPTAGGLVVGLIVSFFASEAKGHGVPEVMQAIALRGGRIRKRVAAAKIFASAVTIGSGGSVGREGPMVQIGASIGSSVGQLFKIPRAHMKTMVGCGAAAGIAATFNAPIAGVLFALEIIIGDFGVMQFSPVVLSSVMATAISRYYFGDFPHFDIPSYSIVSLWEYLLYPVLGVVTGLVALAFTNTLYWLEDLFDAIPIPEWSKPAIGGAVLGCIFAIWPQVFGVGYGAMNMALINQTPFMLMLVLIFVKIAASSVTLGSGSSGGIFAPSLFMGCMTGGAFGYAVHWLFPAYTAMPGAYALVAMGGLVAGTTYAPITAILIIFEMTSDYSIILPLMLTCITATVMNSTIQRASIYTTKLLRRGIDIEAGRERHLLSHMLVKEVMVRDFVTIPQSMTLSSIIWTFKTQNAPYLHVVDEEDRLTGIISFRDLRAVLNEDGLNDLLIAHDLATPNPVTVTADDTLQDALDKITDRGVSQLPVLSSGKEPKLVGTLTELAIDAAYNSATVRAEIAEGHERKGG, encoded by the coding sequence ATGCCCCCTGACCGAAGTGAACCGCTCTTTCTCAAGTTCAGGCGGCCCAATGTACGCTTTCTGTTCCTGGCCATCGTCATCGGCGGGTTGGCCGGGTACGGCGCGGTTCTGTTCAAGCTTATCCTCAAATACATGCAGTGGGTGTTCTATCAGAACACCAATGATTGGCTGACGTTTGCCGGGGCCGTACCGCTGTGGATGAAGATCGTCATGCCCACGGCGGGCGGCTTGGTGGTCGGGCTGATCGTCAGTTTCTTCGCTTCCGAGGCCAAGGGACATGGCGTTCCCGAGGTCATGCAGGCCATCGCCCTGCGGGGCGGGCGTATCCGCAAACGCGTGGCCGCGGCCAAGATTTTCGCCTCGGCCGTGACCATCGGCTCGGGCGGATCGGTTGGCCGCGAAGGCCCCATGGTTCAGATCGGGGCATCCATCGGCTCGTCGGTGGGGCAACTGTTTAAGATTCCCCGGGCGCATATGAAGACCATGGTCGGGTGCGGCGCGGCGGCGGGTATAGCCGCCACCTTCAACGCGCCCATCGCCGGAGTGCTCTTCGCGCTGGAAATCATTATCGGCGATTTCGGGGTCATGCAGTTTTCGCCTGTGGTTTTGTCGTCGGTCATGGCCACGGCCATTTCCCGCTATTATTTTGGCGACTTTCCCCATTTCGATATTCCGTCCTATTCCATCGTGTCCCTATGGGAATATTTGTTATACCCGGTACTCGGCGTGGTCACGGGGCTCGTGGCCCTGGCGTTTACCAATACGCTGTACTGGCTTGAGGACCTGTTCGACGCCATTCCCATTCCTGAGTGGAGCAAACCCGCCATCGGCGGGGCTGTGCTGGGCTGCATCTTCGCGATCTGGCCCCAGGTCTTTGGCGTGGGCTACGGGGCAATGAACATGGCCCTGATAAATCAGACGCCGTTCATGCTCATGCTGGTGCTGATCTTCGTCAAGATCGCCGCCTCCAGCGTTACGCTCGGCTCAGGCTCTTCGGGTGGCATTTTTGCGCCCAGCCTGTTTATGGGGTGCATGACCGGCGGCGCCTTCGGCTATGCGGTTCACTGGCTGTTCCCGGCGTACACGGCCATGCCGGGCGCATACGCCTTGGTGGCCATGGGCGGCCTGGTGGCGGGTACCACGTATGCGCCCATCACCGCCATTCTCATCATTTTCGAGATGACCTCGGACTATTCCATCATCCTGCCGCTCATGCTCACCTGCATAACGGCGACGGTCATGAATTCTACCATTCAGCGGGCGTCCATTTATACCACGAAGCTGCTACGGCGGGGCATCGACATCGAGGCGGGCAGGGAGCGGCATCTGCTTTCGCACATGCTGGTCAAGGAGGTCATGGTGCGCGATTTCGTGACCATCCCTCAATCCATGACTCTGTCGAGCATCATCTGGACCTTCAAGACCCAGAACGCGCCGTACCTGCATGTGGTGGACGAGGAGGACAGGCTGACCGGGATAATATCCTTCCGGGACCTGCGTGCCGTGCTCAACGAGGACGGGTTGAACGATCTGCTCATCGCCCACGATCTGGCAACACCCAACCCCGTGACCGTGACTGCGGACGATACCTTGCAGGACGCCCTGGACAAGATCACGGATCGGGGCGTGTCCCAACTTCCTGTGCTCAGTTCCGGCAAGGAGCCGAAGCTGGTGGGAACCCTGACCGAGTTGGCCATCGACGCCGCCTATAATTCTGCAACGGTCAGGGCGGAGATCGCCGAGGGCCACGAGCGGAAGGGGGGCTAG
- a CDS encoding L-cysteine desulfidase family protein has protein sequence MSFTVKDVLSIQVAPALGCTEPVAIALGAAAAVSLLPSRDYDALEVAVDPNVYKNGLAVSIPGANGLSGLDTAAALGASGGDPALRLEVLQTVTDEHVKSAKQALAEGRIDVTLIREHQGLLIRTKARAGENVAESVIEGLHDNIVSLTLNGHPVDSPLIRTRADGEPSPVAAMEAWLKTLTLNELMALTEQLDEDDYAFLQKGVDVNMRLAERGLKYGLGLGVGKTLERLCRQGLIKKDMMLAARILASAAADARMSGASLPAMSSAGSGNHGLTAILPIWAVKDYVEGVETKAVLEAVALSHIVTAFVKAHTGRLSAICGCSVAAGAGATAGITYLLGGDAHHIAGAIKNLLEDLAGIICDGAKTGCALKLATAAGTAVQAALFSLQGVNVHHTDGIIGLSSEDTMRNVGTLAVDGMIQTDQTILQIMLEKRFSDV, from the coding sequence ATGAGCTTCACGGTCAAGGACGTCCTCTCCATCCAGGTAGCCCCCGCACTAGGTTGCACCGAGCCGGTGGCTATCGCCTTGGGGGCGGCCGCGGCCGTGTCCCTGCTCCCGTCCAGGGACTACGACGCCCTTGAAGTCGCCGTGGACCCCAACGTTTACAAGAACGGCCTGGCCGTTTCCATCCCCGGAGCCAACGGGCTGTCCGGGCTGGACACGGCCGCGGCCCTGGGCGCGAGCGGCGGCGATCCCGCCCTGCGCCTTGAAGTGCTTCAGACCGTCACCGACGAGCACGTCAAGTCCGCCAAGCAAGCCCTGGCCGAAGGCAGGATCGACGTCACCCTCATCAGGGAACACCAAGGTCTGCTCATTCGGACCAAGGCCCGGGCCGGAGAGAACGTGGCCGAATCGGTCATCGAAGGCCTGCACGACAACATCGTCTCCCTGACTCTCAACGGCCATCCTGTGGACAGCCCGCTCATTCGCACCCGCGCGGACGGCGAGCCTTCCCCCGTCGCGGCCATGGAAGCGTGGCTCAAGACCCTGACGCTCAACGAACTCATGGCCCTGACCGAACAACTGGACGAGGACGACTACGCCTTTCTCCAGAAAGGCGTGGACGTAAACATGCGCCTCGCCGAACGCGGGCTCAAGTACGGCCTCGGCCTGGGCGTGGGCAAGACCCTGGAGCGCCTCTGCCGCCAGGGACTCATCAAAAAGGACATGATGCTCGCCGCACGCATCCTCGCTTCGGCCGCCGCCGACGCGCGCATGTCCGGCGCGTCCCTGCCCGCCATGTCCTCCGCCGGGTCCGGCAACCACGGCCTGACCGCCATCCTGCCCATCTGGGCCGTCAAGGATTACGTCGAAGGCGTCGAGACCAAGGCCGTGCTCGAAGCCGTGGCCCTCTCGCACATCGTCACCGCCTTCGTCAAAGCGCACACCGGACGGCTGTCCGCCATTTGCGGCTGCTCCGTGGCCGCGGGAGCCGGAGCCACCGCCGGAATCACCTATCTCCTGGGCGGCGACGCCCACCACATCGCCGGGGCCATCAAGAATCTCCTCGAAGACCTGGCCGGAATCATCTGCGACGGGGCCAAGACAGGCTGCGCGCTCAAGCTCGCCACGGCCGCGGGCACAGCCGTCCAGGCCGCCCTCTTCTCGCTTCAGGGCGTCAACGTCCACCACACCGACGGCATCATCGGCCTGTCCTCCGAAGACACCATGCGCAACGTCGGCACCCTGGCCGTGGACGGCATGATCCAGACGGACCAGACCATCCTCCAGATCATGCTCGAAAAACGCTTCTCCGACGTCTAG
- a CDS encoding ribonuclease J — MAGKSFTLYPLGGLGEIGMNCMLYQSGKSLVMVDCGLMFPEDYHFGVDVVIPCFDFVMRHKDQLNGIIVTHGHEDHIGALPWLLQNVDVPVYGSEFTLGLVENKLREHDLDRWADLRPVRPYDRLLLGDFRFNFFPVCHSIIEGFGLGIETPAGRVVHTGDFKIDRNPLGGHATDLGAFRKFSEEGVRLMLSDSTNVGNEGFALTEREIKVSLREIFNTAKGRILVSLFSSHIQRIQEIFDLADAEGRKVAVSGKSLHRNIELAREQGHLKVPKGTFIELDSLDAYGDSQLVLLVTGSQGEPLAALSRIAMGEHRQLSVRPDDLFILSSRFIPGNVKAINRVINNLYRLGAEVLYEKMHGIHASGHAHAGELTHMLETVRPEYFIPVHGEYRHLVKHSRLAVDCGVEAEKSLVVENGQPVTFRDDGTIELLPRIAAEKILVDGKGVGDVGQSVLKERQLLAGEGMVIVVLVVDEASGEISMGPDIMSKGFVFEQQYMHLLDDAKCIVLDVHENIAPGDTTKLKERIRSALRRFFRKVLGRDPVVVPLVISI; from the coding sequence ATGGCTGGAAAGTCCTTCACATTGTATCCGCTGGGCGGGCTCGGCGAGATCGGCATGAACTGTATGCTCTACCAGAGCGGGAAATCCCTGGTCATGGTGGACTGCGGCCTGATGTTTCCGGAGGACTACCATTTCGGCGTTGACGTGGTCATTCCCTGCTTCGATTTCGTCATGCGCCACAAGGACCAGCTCAACGGCATCATCGTGACCCACGGCCATGAGGACCACATCGGCGCGTTGCCCTGGCTGTTGCAGAACGTGGATGTGCCTGTCTACGGCTCCGAGTTCACCCTCGGGCTGGTGGAGAATAAGCTCAGGGAGCATGATCTGGACCGATGGGCCGATCTGCGGCCGGTGCGTCCCTACGATCGTCTGTTGCTCGGCGATTTCCGCTTCAATTTTTTCCCGGTCTGCCATTCCATCATCGAAGGATTCGGTCTGGGCATCGAGACCCCGGCCGGAAGGGTGGTCCACACCGGCGATTTCAAGATCGACCGCAACCCGTTGGGCGGTCATGCCACCGACCTCGGCGCGTTCCGCAAATTTTCCGAAGAGGGCGTGCGGCTCATGCTCTCGGACTCGACCAACGTGGGCAACGAAGGATTCGCCCTGACCGAGCGGGAGATCAAGGTTTCCCTGCGCGAGATATTCAATACGGCCAAGGGGCGCATCCTGGTATCCCTCTTTTCCAGCCATATCCAGCGCATCCAGGAAATCTTCGACCTGGCCGACGCCGAGGGCCGGAAGGTGGCCGTGTCCGGCAAATCCCTGCACCGCAATATCGAACTGGCCCGCGAGCAGGGCCATCTCAAGGTGCCCAAGGGGACGTTCATCGAGCTGGATTCCCTGGACGCGTACGGCGATTCCCAGTTGGTCCTGCTTGTCACCGGGTCCCAGGGCGAGCCGTTGGCGGCCTTGTCCCGCATCGCCATGGGCGAGCACCGGCAGCTTTCCGTCCGGCCCGACGATCTGTTTATTCTTTCCTCCCGGTTCATTCCCGGAAACGTCAAGGCCATCAATAGGGTCATCAATAATCTGTATCGCCTCGGGGCCGAGGTCCTGTATGAAAAGATGCATGGCATCCACGCTTCGGGCCATGCCCATGCGGGCGAGCTGACCCACATGCTTGAAACCGTGCGGCCCGAATACTTCATTCCCGTGCATGGCGAATATCGCCATCTGGTCAAGCACAGCAGGTTGGCCGTGGACTGCGGCGTGGAAGCGGAGAAATCACTGGTGGTGGAGAATGGCCAACCCGTGACCTTCCGCGATGACGGGACCATCGAGCTTTTGCCCCGCATCGCCGCGGAAAAGATTCTGGTGGACGGCAAGGGTGTGGGCGATGTGGGCCAGAGCGTGCTCAAGGAGCGCCAGCTCCTTGCGGGCGAAGGCATGGTCATCGTGGTTCTGGTGGTGGACGAGGCGTCGGGCGAGATTTCCATGGGACCGGACATCATGAGCAAGGGGTTTGTTTTCGAGCAGCAGTATATGCATCTTCTGGACGACGCCAAATGCATTGTTCTGGATGTGCACGAAAATATTGCTCCCGGCGATACGACCAAGCTCAAGGAGCGCATCCGCTCGGCTCTGCGGAGGTTTTTCCGCAAGGTCCTCGGTCGTGACCCTGTGGTCGTGCCTCTGGTCATCTCCATCTAG
- a CDS encoding lysophospholipid acyltransferase family protein — protein MLRRLFFTILLVPVTIWYSLKMLKVDPKTSTPAEYDRWGLAWGAAAVKLSGIRIEADMGEVDPEGHYVFIGNHQSNLDIPVLFKLLKGNRIRFVAKKSLFDIPLYGKALAHAGHICIDRGNRRAAMQSLNEAVETAKGGISPLIFPEGTRNTKLDELLEFKIGAMILALKAGLPVVPFVMTNTGRVMGKGDFIIDNRPVVRFKALPVIDPSRYTLKEREQFKNDLYAMMNEAYKELLAKG, from the coding sequence ATGCTTCGACGACTGTTTTTCACCATACTGCTCGTTCCCGTAACCATTTGGTATTCATTGAAGATGCTCAAGGTGGACCCGAAGACCTCCACGCCCGCCGAATATGACCGTTGGGGATTGGCCTGGGGCGCTGCCGCTGTGAAGCTTTCCGGCATCCGAATCGAGGCGGACATGGGCGAGGTGGACCCGGAAGGACACTACGTGTTCATCGGTAACCACCAGTCGAACTTGGATATTCCGGTCCTGTTCAAGCTGCTGAAGGGTAATCGCATTCGGTTTGTGGCCAAGAAATCCCTGTTCGATATACCTCTTTACGGCAAGGCTCTGGCCCATGCGGGGCATATTTGCATCGACCGGGGGAATCGGCGTGCGGCCATGCAGTCCCTGAACGAGGCCGTGGAGACCGCCAAGGGCGGCATTTCGCCGCTCATTTTCCCGGAGGGGACGCGGAACACGAAGTTGGACGAGTTGTTGGAGTTCAAGATCGGGGCCATGATTTTGGCGCTCAAGGCCGGGCTGCCGGTGGTTCCGTTCGTCATGACCAATACCGGGCGCGTCATGGGCAAGGGCGATTTCATCATCGACAACCGGCCCGTGGTCCGGTTCAAGGCTCTGCCCGTCATCGACCCGTCCCGATACACCCTCAAGGAGCGTGAGCAGTTCAAGAACGATTTGTATGCCATGATGAACGAGGCATACAAGGAACTGCTGGCAAAAGGGTAG
- a CDS encoding elongation factor G: MPDLKTQRTYALVGHGGSGKTTVAEMLLFNSGVVNRLGKVEDGNTVLDFEPEEIKRRGSIQPGFASFKWNKNDHFLIDTPGDSNFAGDLSYSLTAADGVVMVIDAVDGVKPLTRKIWARVQDMGLPSMIVINKMDRDRADFDLAFHGISEALGARPALLYYPIGSKENFKGVVDMMSGKALMFGADGAVSEGEIPGDIADEVETIRETMIENIAESDEDLMEKYFEEGELSPEDITKGLKVGVASGELVPVVVSAALNCQGGQMILDTVQSLLPGPLDHKPWQGEDGSELPSSPDESMACFVFKTQADPFAGQLTVVRVLSGELSPDSQLVNTANGEKERVGQLLAMNGKEQTPVKTPMGPGSIVTLAKLKNTHTGDTLVTKGEFKLAKPEKAPQLITFALAPEEKGEEDKVYAAVGKLLEEDITLTLSRDEESGDILLSGMGQNHIEISVEKAKRRYKTAIVLKTPKVPYRETFKTGAREIQGRHKKQSGGRGQFGDCWIHVAPKGSGEGYEFVDQIVGGSIPRQFIPAVDKGVQETAARGVLAGFPVIDFQVTLYDGSYHNVDSSEMAFKVAGSLAFKKACEKAKMALLEPIMLVTVAVPDAFMGDVIGDLSSRRGKVLGSDSQAGLTEVKAHVPMAEMLRYAPDLNSMTGGQGTFFMEFAAYEECPPQETEKVIAAHKKAIEE; the protein is encoded by the coding sequence ATGCCTGACCTCAAGACCCAAAGAACGTATGCACTCGTCGGTCACGGCGGTAGCGGCAAAACCACCGTCGCCGAGATGCTGCTTTTCAACTCGGGAGTTGTAAACCGCCTCGGCAAAGTCGAAGACGGGAACACCGTACTCGACTTCGAGCCCGAGGAAATCAAGCGTCGCGGTTCGATCCAGCCCGGTTTCGCCAGCTTCAAGTGGAATAAGAACGATCATTTTCTCATTGATACCCCCGGCGACTCCAACTTCGCGGGCGATCTCTCCTATTCCCTCACGGCAGCAGACGGCGTGGTCATGGTTATCGACGCCGTGGACGGCGTCAAGCCGCTGACCCGCAAAATCTGGGCCCGGGTTCAGGATATGGGCCTTCCCTCCATGATCGTCATCAACAAGATGGACCGCGACAGGGCCGACTTCGACCTGGCCTTCCACGGCATTTCCGAAGCCTTGGGCGCGCGCCCCGCGCTGCTTTACTATCCCATCGGCTCCAAGGAGAATTTCAAGGGCGTGGTGGACATGATGTCCGGCAAGGCGCTCATGTTCGGCGCCGACGGCGCGGTCTCCGAGGGCGAAATCCCCGGTGATATCGCCGACGAGGTCGAGACCATCCGCGAAACCATGATCGAGAACATCGCCGAGAGCGATGAGGACCTCATGGAGAAATATTTCGAGGAGGGTGAGCTTTCTCCCGAGGATATCACCAAAGGACTCAAGGTCGGCGTCGCTTCCGGCGAACTGGTCCCGGTCGTGGTGAGCGCGGCTTTGAACTGCCAGGGCGGCCAGATGATTCTGGATACCGTCCAGAGCCTGCTCCCCGGTCCCCTGGACCACAAGCCGTGGCAGGGAGAGGACGGCAGCGAACTGCCCAGCTCCCCGGACGAATCCATGGCGTGCTTCGTCTTCAAGACCCAGGCCGACCCCTTTGCCGGGCAGTTGACCGTGGTCCGTGTGCTTTCCGGTGAGCTTTCTCCCGACTCTCAGCTTGTGAACACGGCCAACGGCGAGAAGGAGCGCGTCGGACAGCTTCTGGCCATGAACGGTAAGGAGCAGACTCCGGTGAAGACCCCCATGGGACCGGGCTCCATCGTCACCCTGGCCAAGCTCAAAAATACCCACACGGGCGACACCCTTGTCACGAAGGGCGAGTTCAAGCTCGCCAAGCCTGAAAAGGCTCCTCAGCTCATCACTTTCGCCCTGGCTCCCGAGGAAAAGGGCGAAGAGGACAAGGTCTATGCCGCCGTGGGCAAGCTTCTCGAAGAGGACATCACCCTGACCCTGTCACGCGATGAGGAGTCCGGGGACATCCTGCTCTCCGGCATGGGGCAGAACCATATCGAAATATCGGTCGAAAAGGCCAAGCGCCGCTACAAGACCGCCATCGTGCTCAAGACTCCCAAGGTCCCGTACCGCGAGACCTTCAAAACCGGCGCCCGTGAGATTCAGGGACGCCACAAGAAGCAGTCCGGCGGACGCGGCCAGTTCGGCGACTGCTGGATTCACGTTGCCCCCAAGGGCTCCGGCGAAGGCTACGAGTTCGTGGACCAGATCGTGGGCGGTTCCATTCCGCGTCAGTTCATCCCCGCCGTTGACAAGGGCGTTCAGGAAACCGCCGCTCGCGGCGTGCTCGCCGGATTCCCCGTCATCGATTTCCAGGTGACGCTCTACGACGGCAGCTATCACAACGTGGACTCTTCGGAAATGGCCTTCAAGGTGGCCGGTTCCCTGGCCTTCAAGAAGGCTTGCGAAAAGGCCAAGATGGCCCTTCTCGAACCGATCATGCTCGTTACCGTGGCCGTGCCCGACGCCTTCATGGGCGACGTTATCGGAGATCTCTCCTCGCGTCGCGGCAAGGTGCTCGGCTCCGACTCCCAGGCAGGCCTCACAGAGGTTAAGGCGCATGTGCCCATGGCCGAAATGCTCCGCTACGCCCCGGACCTCAATTCCATGACCGGCGGACAGGGCACTTTCTTCATGGAGTTCGCCGCTTATGAGGAATGCCCGCCCCAGGAAACCGAGAAGGTCATCGCCGCCCATAAAAAGGCCATCGAAGAGTAA
- a CDS encoding SPL family radical SAM protein: MNSLPAHLSKIGQVFVDESMTDAPMVKRVRERLADGGKADIPWTVVAPDQDRVSFEQGETQALYLKEYKGKFLRFCPGTRAYHCCGYRIIHIGENCPMACSYCILQAYFQDRMLKIWANQDDLFRELADGFGTDRSTRFRVGTGEFTDSLALEHLTGYSRDLVRFLEDYENVVLELKSKVVDLSWMEGTTRTDRVLPAWSLNAPFVNEHEEFGVSTLTERLEAARTCAEAGFKVCLHFDPIIRFDGWRDGYAEIIDRIFDYVRPEQIAYMSLGSFRCMPQLTPIIEDKFPETTYIYNEFVPGLDGKARLLRPLRVEQFKFMVDRLRAHGMEEQLYFCMESTGVWREVFGYAPQDFGGLGKRLMNRAFGE; this comes from the coding sequence ATGAATAGTCTGCCCGCCCACCTGAGCAAAATCGGCCAAGTATTCGTGGACGAGTCCATGACGGACGCCCCGATGGTCAAACGCGTCCGCGAACGGCTGGCCGACGGCGGCAAGGCGGACATTCCCTGGACCGTGGTTGCGCCGGATCAGGACAGGGTGAGCTTCGAACAAGGCGAAACCCAGGCCCTGTATCTCAAGGAATACAAGGGGAAATTCCTTCGGTTTTGTCCCGGCACCCGCGCCTACCACTGTTGCGGCTACCGGATCATCCATATCGGCGAGAACTGCCCCATGGCCTGTTCCTACTGCATCCTCCAGGCGTATTTCCAGGACCGGATGCTCAAGATATGGGCCAATCAGGACGACCTGTTCAGGGAATTGGCCGACGGATTCGGCACGGACCGATCCACCCGCTTCCGGGTGGGCACCGGTGAATTCACCGACTCCCTGGCCCTGGAACACCTGACCGGCTACAGCCGCGACCTGGTGCGTTTCCTGGAAGACTACGAAAATGTGGTGCTGGAGCTGAAATCCAAGGTGGTGGACCTCTCCTGGATGGAGGGAACCACGCGCACGGACCGCGTCCTGCCCGCATGGTCCCTGAACGCCCCGTTCGTCAACGAGCACGAGGAGTTCGGCGTGTCGACCTTGACGGAGCGGCTGGAGGCGGCGCGGACCTGCGCCGAGGCGGGTTTCAAGGTATGCCTGCACTTCGACCCGATCATCCGTTTCGACGGCTGGCGCGACGGCTATGCGGAGATCATCGACCGCATCTTCGACTATGTCAGGCCGGAGCAGATCGCCTACATGTCTCTCGGCTCCTTCCGCTGTATGCCCCAGCTTACGCCGATCATCGAGGACAAGTTCCCGGAAACCACGTACATCTATAATGAGTTTGTTCCCGGCCTGGACGGCAAGGCGCGGCTGCTGCGCCCCCTGCGCGTCGAACAGTTCAAGTTCATGGTCGACAGGCTGCGCGCCCACGGCATGGAGGAACAGCTCTACTTCTGCATGGAGTCGACCGGCGTGTGGCGCGAAGTTTTCGGCTATGCGCCCCAGGATTTCGGGGGACTGGGAAAACGGCTCATGAATCGCGCTTTCGGCGAGTGA
- the rpsB gene encoding 30S ribosomal protein S2, translating into MAYVTMKQMLETGVHFGHQTRRWNPKMRPYIFGARNGIHIMDLQQTVKMFATAHDFIVNTVAKGGKVLFIGTKRQAQESVKAEAERAGMYYVTHRWMGGTLTNFQTIKRSIDRLKTLEQMFEDGSISRYTKKEAVGMNREIKKLNLALGGIKDMTEAPQAVFVIDPKREQIAIQECRKLGIPVVAVVDSNCDPDMVDYIIPGNDDAIRAIKLFATHMADACTEGSAMQKDFASKAEAAAKDVTAPAEQPEEKAEATAEAATEEN; encoded by the coding sequence ATGGCTTACGTTACTATGAAGCAGATGCTGGAGACCGGCGTCCACTTCGGACACCAGACCCGCCGTTGGAACCCCAAAATGCGCCCCTACATCTTCGGCGCCCGCAACGGCATCCACATCATGGACCTGCAGCAGACCGTCAAGATGTTTGCCACCGCCCATGACTTCATCGTCAACACCGTCGCCAAGGGCGGCAAGGTCCTGTTCATCGGCACCAAGCGCCAGGCTCAGGAATCCGTCAAGGCCGAGGCCGAGCGCGCCGGCATGTACTACGTCACCCACCGCTGGATGGGCGGCACCCTGACCAACTTCCAGACCATCAAGCGTTCCATCGACCGCCTGAAGACCCTCGAGCAGATGTTCGAGGACGGTTCCATCTCCCGCTACACCAAGAAGGAAGCAGTGGGCATGAACCGTGAGATCAAAAAGCTGAACCTGGCTCTGGGCGGCATCAAGGACATGACCGAAGCCCCTCAGGCCGTTTTCGTCATCGATCCCAAGCGCGAGCAGATCGCCATTCAGGAATGCCGCAAGCTCGGCATCCCCGTTGTCGCCGTGGTTGACTCCAACTGCGATCCCGACATGGTGGACTACATCATCCCCGGCAACGACGACGCCATCCGCGCCATCAAGCTGTTCGCCACCCATATGGCCGACGCCTGCACCGAGGGCAGCGCCATGCAGAAGGACTTCGCCTCCAAGGCCGAAGCCGCAGCCAAGGACGTGACCGCTCCCGCCGAGCAACCCGAAGAGAAGGCCGAAGCTACCGCCGAGGCCGCTACCGAGGAGAACTAA
- the tsf gene encoding translation elongation factor Ts: MSISAAQVKALREKTGAGMMDCKKALAESGGDEEKAVMYLREKGLSKAAKKAGRATSEGLITPYVSADGKTAVISELLCETDFVAKGDDFQAFAQALSEKIAGLDVTSGDASALPEEVTDVTDLIAKLGENMGVGRFAKVSTDGVLGVYIHSNNKLGSIVELTGTDDVEVAKDVAMHVAAMNPACITSDELPADILEKEKALYLKQAMDEGKPEAIAEKIVSGRLHKFYKDVCLVEQAFIKDDKQTIKQILKGGAVASFYRLALGEKAE, translated from the coding sequence ATGTCGATTTCTGCTGCACAAGTTAAGGCCCTGCGCGAAAAGACCGGCGCCGGCATGATGGATTGCAAGAAGGCCCTTGCCGAGTCCGGAGGGGACGAGGAAAAGGCCGTCATGTACCTTCGCGAGAAGGGTCTGTCCAAGGCCGCCAAGAAAGCCGGACGCGCCACTTCCGAAGGCCTGATCACTCCCTACGTTTCCGCTGACGGCAAGACCGCCGTCATCTCCGAGCTCCTCTGCGAGACCGACTTCGTCGCCAAGGGCGACGACTTCCAGGCTTTCGCCCAGGCTCTGTCCGAGAAGATCGCCGGTCTGGACGTGACCTCCGGCGACGCCTCCGCCCTGCCCGAGGAAGTGACCGACGTCACCGACCTCATCGCCAAACTCGGCGAGAACATGGGCGTGGGCCGCTTCGCCAAGGTTTCCACCGACGGCGTGCTCGGCGTGTACATCCACTCCAACAACAAGCTGGGCTCCATTGTCGAGCTGACCGGCACCGACGACGTCGAAGTGGCCAAGGACGTGGCCATGCACGTGGCCGCCATGAACCCGGCCTGCATCACCTCCGACGAACTCCCGGCCGATATCCTGGAAAAGGAAAAGGCCCTGTACCTCAAGCAGGCCATGGACGAGGGCAAGCCCGAAGCCATCGCCGAGAAGATCGTTTCCGGCCGCCTGCACAAGTTCTACAAGGACGTTTGCCTGGTCGAACAGGCCTTCATCAAGGACGACAAGCAGACCATCAAGCAGATCCTCAAAGGCGGCGCCGTCGCCAGTTTTTACCGACTGGCTCTCGGTGAAAAGGCCGAGTAA